Below is a genomic region from Planctomycetia bacterium.
CACACGCCGCCAGACCGCAATTGGTCTTGGAGAGTTTTCCATCCTGATTGACGTAGCCAAACAGGGAAGACAAGCCTCGATACAGGCCTGACTGTGTTGGATCAGCCTGAAACAGATTGGCCATACTTTGGCCTCAACAAAAAAACCGCTGAGGTAATTCCCAGCGGTTGGTGTAGTAGCTCCGGGCAATTTTAACCACCCAGCTTGATGATTCCGGACTTGATCAGCCAGACCATGCCGCCGATGGAAATACCCATGGCCATCAGAATGCTTAACATGATGATAACCACGAGGGTAATCATGCTGATACCCTGTTGCGGAGGCTGCTGGTAGCCTTGCGGATATCCTGCAGGCCCCACGGCCATGCCGTTGTTGGCGGCCTGGCGGTTCTGCATGCGTGGATCTTGCTGGAGGCTTTCCCGCAGTGATGAAAAGCCGGAGGCGGCAAGGCCATTATTCACTTCGGCAACTGTGTCACTCAAACCAGCCATCGGCTGGGGTGTTGGCCGGGCGTACTGCGAACCACCTCGCTGCCCACCCTGTCGTCCACCAGCTGGAATGATGGCTGGTGGGGCATCGTAGATGGGTTCTTCATCCGGGTCGGCATAGGTTACAGGTGGTGGAGGTGCGGCAGGCTGACGTGCTGCAGGAACTGCCCCGGCGGAACGTTTGCCACCACGACTGGCCACTTGTGCGGTTTGTGCCAAGGCTGGAACAATCATGGCATGTGGCCGTAAAGCACTGGCTACCTCACCCATGCTCGAAAAACGGGCATTCGGGTCTTTGGCCATCAGCTTGTTAATGATTTCTATCAGTTCATCCGGACAATCGGGAGCCAGATCGCGAATGGCCTGAGGCTGCTTGGTCTGATGCGCCATCATCTTTTCGACGGCATTGTTGCCGGGGAATGGATATTGGCCAGTTACGCAGTGATACAGAATGCAACCCAGGCTGTACTGATCCGAAGGAAACGACATGCTGGCGGGATCCATGATCCCTTCCGGGCTGGCACAATCCAGACCAGAGGCCAGAGTGTTCGCACTCGACATCGTATCAACAACGGATTCGCCACTTTCAGATTCCAAGAGAAGTGAACCGACGCCGAAATCAAGAATCTTCACCCGTTGATCAGGCGTGATCATCATATTGGAAGGCTTCAGCAGGCCGTGCAGAATACTGCGCTGATGCGACGCTTCCAGACCTTCCGCGGCCAGCATTCCGAAAAGGGCTACTTCAGAGGCATCGAGCCGGCCACGGCGTTCGATTAACTTGTTCAGTGGCTCACCTTCCACCAGTGGCCAGGCCAGGTAGTGCATGGCCCCTGCAGTTCCAACATCCACGAAAGGCACGACAGCCTGATGGCTGAACTGTTCAAAGTCACGCACCTTGCGGCGGGCCAGGCGGATATTCCACATGCTGCGGCGAGGCAGCACCTTGACCGCATACCATTCGTTATTGACCTTAGACTTGGCTTTATACACGGTACCCATGGTGCCGGAGCCCAGGATGTCGTGAACGATAAATGAACCAAGCACCAGCCCCTGGCTTTTGCCATTGAGCAGACTGTCGGCCTGGAAACGGGTCAGAATTCCCTGATCCACCAGGTGCGCAGCCAGCTCGGCAGGCTCTGCTTTCGGGTGCCGGGCCATATAGTCGGCAACTAATTGTTCCAGTTTACCACGTTCGACGAGATTACTGCGACGTAAATCCCAGACGAACCACTCGCATGCGCCCAATTCGGCAGTCATCATGGGCAGGCAACCTCACTTGTTAATGGTTCTGCGTGATACCGGCTTGGCGCCGTCGTCGCGGGGGCGATTCACTTCACGCCAGTGCAGCAACTCTGCACTACCTTCATAGCTTAGTTCACACTCTTCCCCTCTGCACAAGGAAAGAGCAAATTTCTTGATTGAAACGTAATATTCATCACGTCACACTACCTATTACAGGCAGTTTGTAGCGGTTCCGCAAGGTCTTCTGCCATTTTCGCACCATAATCTCGAACGATTACAGGCTTATTAACGTACTATCCTCACACTTCTTGCTCGGTTCCACATGGGCACAGGGCACTGAAGTCCTTATTCTGACTGATAGTTCTTCCATTTTGTTGCAGAGATTCAGCGAGTTTAAGTATGGCAGCTTTTGTTACTTTGGGAGTGATGGTCCTTTTAGTCCTTTTTCTCATTTATTTTGCCGTTGGTTCACTTCCAACCAAAATGATGGCCGTTGCCCAGGCCGCTTATAAGGAAACCATTCGTCAGCCTCTCTACTGGTTTCTGCTGGTTTCCATGATCGCCTTGATGAGTATTTCCATCTTTCTGCCTTACTATACGTTTGGCGAAGACCTGAAAATGCTCAAGGAACTACAACTTTCCGCTATTCTTTTGCCGCCTTTGATTCTGGTGCTTTTCACTGGTGCTCTCTCTGTTTCGGAAGAAATTGAAGGGCGAACTGCTGTTACCTTGCTTTCCAAGCCTGTTGCCCGGCGTGATTTTCTCCTTGGCAAATTCTTCGGGATCCTCGCCGCTGCCCTGTTGATGATGATCATGCTGACCTTGTTCATGGGCTGGTCCATCAACATCAAGATCGATTATGAAGGACTGCTCGAAGATCTGATCAAAAACCCTCAGGAACAGACATTCATCGGCTCACTCAACGAATTACGAGGCATCATGTTGAAAGCGCCTGATGTTCTTCAGGAAGGACTGATGTATGTGATGCGAATCTTCATGGTCATAGGACTTTTATCTGCAGGCCCCTTCTGTCATTTCTGTCAGATTGCCATCATGACTGCGATTACGGTTGCCCTGGCTACTCGTCTGCCATTCCTGCTGAACATGTTCGTTGGATTGAGCATCTTCTTTCTGGGCAACTTGGTACCTGTGCTGAAGAACCAGGCTGGTGATATTCCTCTGGTAAAGTTCGTTGCAGAACTCTTCGGATTTATTATGCCATCGCTGAATATTTTCAAAATCGAGTCAGCTCTTGCCAGTGGATTGATCATAGTACCCTGGAATGCATACACTCTGCAAGTTGGCATCCATGCGGTGATCTTCTGTACTATTGCCATGCTGATAGGTTTGCTGCTTTTTGAAGACCGCGACGTTGCATAGTCAGATACAACTCGTTAAACTGGTGCATCAACTTGAGATGCACCTACGTGAATTCACCTATGAAATGTATCAAGCCTCTGCTTGCTTGCTGCCTTGCTCTTGCTCTGGTTGCCCAGCCTTTATACGCAGCGATAGTTTTTGGTGGTCGAGCTACTAACGGCACACTGGATAACAGCGGCACCAACAAGAACCCCGCACCATTCAACCTTGGCAGCTATACCGGACAGCATGGTGGATTCCTCGGCACGGCAATTAGCCCCACCCATTACATCACCGCGACCCATGTCGGTAGTGGTGGTAACAATGGCTTCTTCATTTATAACGATGGCGGACCCAACCCGATTCAATACCCCGTTTTGCAGGTTGCTACCTTCAATGATCTGGCCATCTGGCGGATCGACGGGCCTCAGACTTTCACCCACTGGATTCATGTTTACTCGGGAAACAACGAAACGAACCTGCCTCTTGTTACGATGGGGAACGGCACAACCCGTGGTGATCCGGTCAACACTCCCAGCACTTCCAACCTGGCAGGTTGGCAATGGGGCGGTACAGGCACCTTGCGCAGCTGGGGAACCAATACCGTCAATTCCATTGTGAATCCGGGTTTGATCGGGACATTCGAAGGAGATTACCTTTACTTCACGTTCAACCGCATTCTCGATGGCAACGGTAATCTGATGAATCCTGATGGTGCTGTGCTTTCCGGCGGAGATAGTGGCGGGCCTACTTTTATTCTCGATCCTAACGACAACCAATGGAAACTCGCAGGCATCAACAGCCTGGTCGATCAGGTCAGCCAGACTCCCAATGGCTCCGGCTTTGCTGCCGCCTTGTTTGATGCTCGTGGCTTTTACGATGGCGAGAATCTGATCACGGGCAATGATCCGGTTCCTCTCGGATCTTACGCCACCCGCATCAGCAGCCGAATCGATTGGGTCAACTCCATCGCTGCAGTTCCGGAGCCGGGCAGCATTGCTCTGGTCATCGGCCTGGCTGCTTCCGGCATGGGGTATGGCGTATATCGCCGTCGTCAGAGCAAACGTCTTGAAGATGCACTGGTATAAACAAACATGCCTGATTCGATTGACTCAGGCATGTCAATTTAAATCATGCTGATTGCTATTTTTTCCGCATCAGATTCGCTGTCATAAACTGTACCCACTTTCCATCTTCGCCCTGCATCGATGAAGTCAGCACGATGTGATCTTTCGATTTGAATTCGTAGCTATCGATATACTTGGCCATCTTGCCTTCCTTCATCATGTTGGGGCCTTCAGCATGCAGCGATAGTTTCTTGCCAGACTCATCGACCGTGCCTTCGTACTTCCACATGTGGCCACCCATGGAATCGATCCAGGTGCCAACATATTTCTTCTTTTCTGCATCATAACCACAAGTAAAAATAGCTGACACATTCATGCCCATCATGCTCGTTTTGTTATCTGCAACAACCCAGAACGCTCCGAGCATTTTGAAGTTCATCGTGCCTTTGCATTTCATCGGCGGTTGGCCCGGAGCCATGATGGCTTCTGTGTCCGTATCCCACTCACCGACAAACCGCTGCAGCCATTCGTGTTCTTTCTGGGGTTTGGGAAGCTGTCCAGGATCCTGTGCCTGAAGTGCACCAGTCATGATGATTCCGAACAGCCATGCATACCTTGAGAAGTTTTTCATTGCATTAACTCCAATAAATCCTGCATCCCTGCCCGTAATTCCATGCTTTGCTCAACTTAGAGCCTTGTACACTGAACCGGCAATAGTCTCCCGACGAATTCCTGTTAGGTGAAACCAAATCATCCGCTTTGCATAATAACTATGAAGTATATGCCATCTACCGTTCGGAGCATCAGCACGTATGGGATCAACTGTATCGAATCACCCTTCTCCCATTCGGCGTCTCTGGTCGTTGCTGAAAACCGAACGGCGTGAACTCTGGATTGTTGTGGTTTTTGCGATCGGTGTCGGAGTGTTGAATCTAGCGATTCCTATTGCTGTGATGGCAGTAGTGAATACGACTGCACTTTCCACACTGACACAGCAACTCATTGTCCTCTGTCTGGGTCTGCTGGTTGCCCTGGGCATGGCAGCATGCCTGCGACTGTTAAAGAATATCGTGGTTGAATTTATCCAGCGACGCATCTTTGTTCGCGTGGTGGATGACCTCTCCTTTCGTTTACCTCGCATCGATGTGGCCGCTCTCGATCGGATGCACGCGCCGGAACTGGTCAATCGTTTCTTTGATGTGTTAACGGTACAGAAATCCTCCGCAGTCCTCCTCCTCGATGGCATTACCCTGATTCTGCAAGCCATCATCGGCCTGATCCTCCTCGGCAGCTATCACCAATGGCTGCTGGGCTTTGATTTATTCCTGATCCTGGGACTGATCCTCTTGACCATCCTGGGATACGGTGGAACTGCAACCGCCATTGAGGAATCCAAAGCCAAGTATCTGGTAGCTGGCTGGCTCGAGGAAATCGCCCGGCACCCGATCGCTTTCAAACTGGGTGGTGGCGCCGAGTTCTCGCGACACTGGGCAGATCAGCTTACCGAAAAGTATCTGCATTGCCGCGAATCCCATTTTTTTGTCCTGATGCGACAGTTCGGCTTTGCCCTGATCATGCAACTGATCGCCAGCGTCATGCTCCTGGGCGTGGGTGGCTATCTCGTCATTCAGGGACAGCTTTCTCTCGGGCAACTCGTTGCTGCAGAACTCGTCGTCAGCCTGATGGCTGGCACCTTCGCCAAGATTGGCAAACAACTCGAAAGCTATTATGATCTGCTGGCTGCCATTGAAAAACTGGGACATCTCCTTGATGTACCCCTGGAAAACACGGGAAACGAAACATATCGACCGGGCCAGAAAGGCGCTGCCGTTCAGTTCAAGAACCTGTCATTCCAATACGACATGGGTAATCGTCATGTCTTCCAGGATTTCGAGGAGACCATTCAGCCGGGTGAACGTGTTGCCCTGATAGGCCCCAATGGTTCGGGAAAAACGACTCTCGCCGAAATGCTTTTCGGGCTGCGACAGCCGCAGCGAGGCCATATTGAAGTGGATGGCATGGACCTGCGTGATCTGAACCTCAATGACTATCGCAAGAAGGTTTCGTTTGTCAAAGGCATCGAAATATTTGGAGGCACGGTCTTCGACAATCTCTGCATGGGACAGGAATCGCTCACCATCGAACAGGCACGACAGGCTCTGCAATCGGTAGCCTTGCTCGATGACATCATGAGGCTGCCCCAGGGGTTGCAGACTTATCTGGCTACCGGAGGCAGACCCTTGTCCCTGGGCCAGGCAGAACGCTTCATGCTTGCTCGCGCCATCATTACCAGGCCTTCACTGCTCATTCTCGATGAATCGCTTGACGACATGGATCAAACTGTTCGCGACAAGGTGATTCCCATCCTCTTCCAGGAACATGCACCCTGGACCTTGATCGTGGTGACACACAGCCCTGACGTGGCCAGGCTCTGCCAGCGCACCATCAGGCTCGGCATTCCCTCAACTCCTGTGACCGCATGATGACCATGAATACTGAATTCCAGACGCATGAACGTCTCACCAGCACGCATCGGGCAGAAACTCCCAAGGGTGTTCGCCGGGTCTATCGCCTGATTCTGATTCTGCTGCTCTTGCTGCCGATTCTCCTGCTCATGGTATCGTGGACGCAGACGATTCACGGCATCGGTCGAGCCATCGCCTTCAACCCGGTCGAACGGCCTCAGTTTGTCGTCTCTCCCATCGAAGGCCGAATCAAAAAATGGTATGTCGTCGAAGGTGATCGTGTCAAAGCCGGCCAGCGTATTGTCGAGATGGTGGATAACGATCCCAATCTGGAACTGCGTCTGCTCGATGAAGAACGAGCCATCCAGGATCGTCTGCGTGCAGTCGAAGGGCGCGTTCTGGAAATTGATTCTCGTATCCGCAATCTGAAAAGCTCGCGTGATCTGCAGATCAGCATCCAGCAGGGCATTCTGCGCATTGAACGAGAACGTGCCCAGAATCTCGTCCTTCAGGAGATTGAAGCCCAGGCCGCAGTCGATGCGGCTGAACCGAATTATCGAAGGCAGAAAGAGTTATTTGAAAATCGACAGGGTGGTCTCGCTTCACAGCGCGACGTCGAACTGGCCTTGCAGCAACTGGAAGTTGCACGGGCCAAACTTAAGCAGGCACAGCGACTGGTCCAGATCGGAAAGGACGGCGTTCAGGTGGCGGAATCGCAACTCAATCGAGTGGATCGGGACACCGCTGCCATGATCAATGCCGAAAACGCATTGCTCCGGAGCGCGGAAGCGGAAGTCGCCATGGTGCGTCGTGACGATGCGCAGATTAAAGTTCGAATCGCACGCCAGCGAGCTCAATATGTCGATGCCCCTTGTGATGGCACCGTCTGGCGGCTGCTGGCCAATGCCGAACAAGGCGGGCTACTCGTCAGGCCGGGTGAACGCCTGGCCATGCTGGTGCCGGATGTCTACCGCCACAGTGTCAAAGTTCAACCCACTCTCCTGTCGCAGACTGTGCCGCTTTCCCTGTTTCTCAGTGGCATCCTGACACCAGCAGGGTCTTCTCATGGCCTGATTGCCTTACAGCCTGCACGACTTCTGGGAAGTCGCACTTGGGTCTTGACAGATTCCGTCCACCCAGGTATTGTCGCCGAACTTTTTGTAGATGGCAACGATCTGCCTCTGATTCGCAAGGGGGACAGGGTACGTCTGCAGTTTGAGGGTTGGCCCGCGGTTCAATTCGTAGGCTGGCCTTCCGTTGCCGTTGGCACATTCGGGGGGCTGGTGTATCTGGTAGATCCAACCGCGGATGATAAAGGGCAGTTTCGCATCCTTGTCGAGCCTGACCCGAACGACGCGCCTTGGCCATCAGAGGACTATCTGCGACAGGGGGTTCGTACGCAAGGCTGGGTGTTGCTCAATCGCGTTTCCATCGGCTGGGAACTCTGGCGGCAACTAAACGGCTTTCCTCCCATTCGTGACAACACGGAAGTCAAAGCCGAAAAGAAACTTCTCGGACCGGTGCAGCGAAAATAACCTGTCAACAAACTCGGGGGATAGTATTCGGATGGTCAGGTTGCACGCATGGAGGTTGGCACCTGCCTGGTTTCTGATTTCAGGCTGCTTAAGCGATAAGCAGCTCACGGAATCTTTCCAGAAACCTTCTGCACCTGCCATGGAGAAATCTTCCTCACCCGATGTTGTACAGGCATCGGCTAGACTATCGGCACCCTCGGCTGACAAGTTGTTTCCGCCTGTACTTCCTGCCAGCAATCAGTCAACTTCTAAACCTTCAGTGCGACCTGCATTCACTGGCAACATCGAACTCAACACGGTGCTGAACAGTGTTGACCAGAATTTTCCATTACTGCTGGCCATTGAAGAAGAACGAAATATCGCTGCAGGGTTGCGACTTTCAACGGAAGGAGCGTTTGACACCACGGTCAGAGCACGCACTACCGGACAACGGGGTACCTATGATAGTGGCAGAATGGATGTAACCGTTGAACAATTGACTACCCTGAATGGCCTATCTTACTTTGGCGGCTATCGACTCAGCAACGGAGATTTCCCCCCCTATTACGGGTTTTATAAAACCGGTGATGGCGGCGAGTTTCGCGGCGGTTTCCAGCTACCCCTTCTCCGCAATGCTCCGATCGATCGCCCCCGTGCCGCGCTGCGGCAGGCACAGATTGCGGAATCCCTGGCTGATCCCATCATCCAACGTTCCCGGCTAGATTACTTCCGGGCTGCAACACGAACCTACTGGAACTGGATTGCTGCCGGTGAACAATATTATGTCGCCCAGGATCTCTTCAAGATTGCCCAGGAACGACAGGCAGGCTTTGAAACACAGTTCCAGCGCGGCGCCATCGCTGAAATTATTGTCATTGATAATCGTCGTCTGATTGCCGAACGGCTCGGTAATCTGGCGCAAGCCGAACGCAGACTGCAACAGACCTCTATTGAATTATCACTGTTTCTGCGGGATGAAGCGGGACAGCCCATG
It encodes:
- a CDS encoding DUF1579 domain-containing protein; this translates as MKNFSRYAWLFGIIMTGALQAQDPGQLPKPQKEHEWLQRFVGEWDTDTEAIMAPGQPPMKCKGTMNFKMLGAFWVVADNKTSMMGMNVSAIFTCGYDAEKKKYVGTWIDSMGGHMWKYEGTVDESGKKLSLHAEGPNMMKEGKMAKYIDSYEFKSKDHIVLTSSMQGEDGKWVQFMTANLMRKK
- a CDS encoding serine/threonine protein kinase, whose product is MMTAELGACEWFVWDLRRSNLVERGKLEQLVADYMARHPKAEPAELAAHLVDQGILTRFQADSLLNGKSQGLVLGSFIVHDILGSGTMGTVYKAKSKVNNEWYAVKVLPRRSMWNIRLARRKVRDFEQFSHQAVVPFVDVGTAGAMHYLAWPLVEGEPLNKLIERRGRLDASEVALFGMLAAEGLEASHQRSILHGLLKPSNMMITPDQRVKILDFGVGSLLLESESGESVVDTMSSANTLASGLDCASPEGIMDPASMSFPSDQYSLGCILYHCVTGQYPFPGNNAVEKMMAHQTKQPQAIRDLAPDCPDELIEIINKLMAKDPNARFSSMGEVASALRPHAMIVPALAQTAQVASRGGKRSAGAVPAARQPAAPPPPVTYADPDEEPIYDAPPAIIPAGGRQGGQRGGSQYARPTPQPMAGLSDTVAEVNNGLAASGFSSLRESLQQDPRMQNRQAANNGMAVGPAGYPQGYQQPPQQGISMITLVVIIMLSILMAMGISIGGMVWLIKSGIIKLGG
- a CDS encoding PEP-CTERM sorting domain-containing protein (PEP-CTERM proteins occur, often in large numbers, in the proteomes of bacteria that also encode an exosortase, a predicted intramembrane cysteine proteinase. The presence of a PEP-CTERM domain at a protein's C-terminus predicts cleavage within the sorting domain, followed by covalent anchoring to some some component of the (usually Gram-negative) cell surface. Many PEP-CTERM proteins exhibit an unusual sequence composition that includes large numbers of potential glycosylation sites. Expression of one such protein has been shown restore the ability of a bacterium to form floc, a type of biofilm.), with the protein product MKCIKPLLACCLALALVAQPLYAAIVFGGRATNGTLDNSGTNKNPAPFNLGSYTGQHGGFLGTAISPTHYITATHVGSGGNNGFFIYNDGGPNPIQYPVLQVATFNDLAIWRIDGPQTFTHWIHVYSGNNETNLPLVTMGNGTTRGDPVNTPSTSNLAGWQWGGTGTLRSWGTNTVNSIVNPGLIGTFEGDYLYFTFNRILDGNGNLMNPDGAVLSGGDSGGPTFILDPNDNQWKLAGINSLVDQVSQTPNGSGFAAALFDARGFYDGENLITGNDPVPLGSYATRISSRIDWVNSIAAVPEPGSIALVIGLAASGMGYGVYRRRQSKRLEDALV
- a CDS encoding ATP-binding cassette domain-containing protein, with product MGSTVSNHPSPIRRLWSLLKTERRELWIVVVFAIGVGVLNLAIPIAVMAVVNTTALSTLTQQLIVLCLGLLVALGMAACLRLLKNIVVEFIQRRIFVRVVDDLSFRLPRIDVAALDRMHAPELVNRFFDVLTVQKSSAVLLLDGITLILQAIIGLILLGSYHQWLLGFDLFLILGLILLTILGYGGTATAIEESKAKYLVAGWLEEIARHPIAFKLGGGAEFSRHWADQLTEKYLHCRESHFFVLMRQFGFALIMQLIASVMLLGVGGYLVIQGQLSLGQLVAAELVVSLMAGTFAKIGKQLESYYDLLAAIEKLGHLLDVPLENTGNETYRPGQKGAAVQFKNLSFQYDMGNRHVFQDFEETIQPGERVALIGPNGSGKTTLAEMLFGLRQPQRGHIEVDGMDLRDLNLNDYRKKVSFVKGIEIFGGTVFDNLCMGQESLTIEQARQALQSVALLDDIMRLPQGLQTYLATGGRPLSLGQAERFMLARAIITRPSLLILDESLDDMDQTVRDKVIPILFQEHAPWTLIVVTHSPDVARLCQRTIRLGIPSTPVTA
- a CDS encoding biotin/lipoyl-binding protein, whose product is MNTEFQTHERLTSTHRAETPKGVRRVYRLILILLLLLPILLLMVSWTQTIHGIGRAIAFNPVERPQFVVSPIEGRIKKWYVVEGDRVKAGQRIVEMVDNDPNLELRLLDEERAIQDRLRAVEGRVLEIDSRIRNLKSSRDLQISIQQGILRIERERAQNLVLQEIEAQAAVDAAEPNYRRQKELFENRQGGLASQRDVELALQQLEVARAKLKQAQRLVQIGKDGVQVAESQLNRVDRDTAAMINAENALLRSAEAEVAMVRRDDAQIKVRIARQRAQYVDAPCDGTVWRLLANAEQGGLLVRPGERLAMLVPDVYRHSVKVQPTLLSQTVPLSLFLSGILTPAGSSHGLIALQPARLLGSRTWVLTDSVHPGIVAELFVDGNDLPLIRKGDRVRLQFEGWPAVQFVGWPSVAVGTFGGLVYLVDPTADDKGQFRILVEPDPNDAPWPSEDYLRQGVRTQGWVLLNRVSIGWELWRQLNGFPPIRDNTEVKAEKKLLGPVQRK
- a CDS encoding TolC family protein; the encoded protein is MVRLHAWRLAPAWFLISGCLSDKQLTESFQKPSAPAMEKSSSPDVVQASARLSAPSADKLFPPVLPASNQSTSKPSVRPAFTGNIELNTVLNSVDQNFPLLLAIEEERNIAAGLRLSTEGAFDTTVRARTTGQRGTYDSGRMDVTVEQLTTLNGLSYFGGYRLSNGDFPPYYGFYKTGDGGEFRGGFQLPLLRNAPIDRPRAALRQAQIAESLADPIIQRSRLDYFRAATRTYWNWIAAGEQYYVAQDLFKIAQERQAGFETQFQRGAIAEIIVIDNRRLIAERLGNLAQAERRLQQTSIELSLFLRDEAGQPMLPTLQQMPRTLLTSKPLSPKADTLDADLQAAVNNRPELRRFSLLRQRVEVDLQFASNQLLPNLTTGVAGSTDLGPMKKNSDGTPGDSQVLEGTVMFDMPLQWRDATGRQAQARALLTQLQWQEQFAREQIGADVQDAISNLDRSLERIARAEEEVKVAQQVTELEFTRFRAGQSTLLEVNLRELAAAGAKARLIDALAEFYRAVADFRAALGLDLAPTR